The genomic region AATTTTCAAGGgattatttcaaatttccccttttttcataaaatatactTGTTTACAACAGGTCAAATGGCTGGTATCCTTAtcatttaacatttttcGCCTATTAAAATCTAAATGAAGGGTTCTTTCGACTCTAGTCACAATGGATTTGTTAAAGTTACATCCTTCAAGATAAAACATGTCGAATTGTCCGAGTATTTGTCACTCTCAACAGGACTCCGTGTGTTTTTTATGCAATATGAAACACCGATAGTAAACACATATATAGTAATACCAACAAGAGAAGAAACGGACCAAGGTTTACCGCACACCTTGGAACATTTGATATTCCTAGGAAGCGAAAATCACCCGTTCAGAGGAATCCTGGACATGGTATCCATGAAGTCACTATCCTCAGGAACAAATGCATGGACGGCAACAGACCATACGGCATACACACTGTCTACGGCAGGAATAGATGGGACCATGCAGATGCTGCCAATATACCTGGACCACGTACTGAAACCTTTGTTGACTGAAATAGCTTTCATGACGGATGTACACCATGTTACGTCAGATGGGTCAAGCTCAGGAGTCGTTTACTCAGAAATGAAATCAAGAGAAAACCATTCAGACGAATTGATGTTTTTCGAAGTTTTGGATAAGCTGTATCCAGGAGATTCAGGCTATAAAAGAAACACAGGAGGGAAACTTAGTGCTTTGAGATCAACAAATATCGATCGAGTGAAGGAATATCACAAAACATACTATAAATGGAGTAACCTTTCAGTGGTTGTTTGCGGAGACATACCAGATCCACAATCGGTTTTATCGCTCTTAAATGAACAGCAAAAGTTAATTAGTGAAACAACAAATGAGGAAATTTTTGGTGACGAAAGATTGAGTAAAAAGATTAAAACCGATGATGATTTAAAAGAGTTCTATGAAAACAGATTTTTGGTATGGAATGACGAAAAGCATGTTCAGAAGTTAGAAAAAAGCATAGTTAGTACGATCTACTTCCCATGTGAAGAAGAGGAGTGTGGAACATTTACAATGTCCTGGAGAGGACCTAGATGGGAGGACTTTGAGTTGATTCGAGCCATTTCAGTGATGGGATCATATCTGGTGGATTCGACAGCATCACCGCTGGAAAAAGCATTGATACATACAGATAACCCGTATGGAAGTTGTGTGGATTTCTCAATGGAGCTTTTTAAAGAAACGTATTTTCAACTAACAGTGAAGGATGTGCCATTGGTCAAAAACGTTAAAGTTGGTACCGAAGATAAAATGGAATTGCTTGGAGATAAGGTGAAGTCATTATTGCAAAACATATATAGGGAGGAATTTGATATGGAAAGAATGAAGATGCTGATTAAAAGATGCTATCACAATTATTTGAGACAAATCGAAACGTGTGCACACGAAACCTTGATAGATAACGTTATAggatatataatatacgGAAACAAGAGAGAACAGCTGGAAAAAATCATAGCTGATCATGatatagttaaaattttgttagaaaaggatgaaaaatattggaaagaattattaatgaagTATTTTATAGAGCCACCCTCAGTGATAGTAAAGTGCATGCCAAGCTTGGAAAGGTCAAAAGTGATAGAACGAGAAGAAAAGGAATTAATGAAACAACAATTGAAGAAATATGGTAAAGAGAAACTTAGGAAAAATAAGGAAATGGTGGATGAAGATTTgaagaaaaataataatggaCCACCAGTGGATATAATAGAACAGTACAAACAATGTGATTCAAGACTAATCAAACTCCCAACGTATCCATTATATAGGAACTTCCACTTCAAACCCCAagataatattgataaatatgatGAAAACCTGAAAAATAAGGTTAATGATGAAGTAAAACATGAGTTTGACGAGGATAAGAAGAAGAAAACCAAAGAGTTGTATAGTTATAATGATCAACTGAATAGAATAAAGTACCCGATACAAGTCAATAACATCCCAAGTGATTTTGTACGTATGtacattatattttcaacatGTAAACTAGATCTAAGCATAAAGGAGAAGAAACTTATGCTCCTATTATGTGTGCTACTATTCGAATCTGACGTAAGGTTCGGAGATTACCTAATGAAGTCAGAAGAGTTAATAAAGACTCTGATGGAAAACACTACATCATATGGCTGTAATTTGGGTCTGAGCAGTTCCTCAGTACTTCCAGACTCATACTCAGAACTTGTCACGCTACAATTTACATGTCCAGCGGAAAATTATGACAAGTTGATTGAAATcatgtataatatattctataatgtCGAGTACAGTAAAGAAATTCTGACCAACCACGTTCAGTCACTGCTTAACTCTTTTTCAAAGAAGAAGCGTTCAGCGAAGACATTACTGAAGCAATTGTCGAATTATCTAAAGTAACcaatatatttttgtattatttctaatttttaagaactaaataataataccGTAGGGTGGATAATGGGAGCGTGAGGTACCTGTGTAGCCTAGGACAGCAGGATCAAATGTTCAAGAATATAATGTCAGAACCAGGTGGAGCAGATAGACTGGAGAAGGAATTGAGGAAATTGCACCagaaaatatttaacaCTGAGAACATTTCAGTCCACATCACAGCAGACTTGAGTAAATTGAAAAAGAACTGGTTGGATTTCTGGGTAAACCTTGGAGAATCTGGTTGTAAAAATGAGTATAACCATGAAATTCGATTCTGGGAAGGTGGAGAAAAGATGGTGTTGAACGAATATTTCGGACTTAAATATGGAAAAGATAAGAAATTGAAGAAGGAAACCGGGGTTTTATCATCGTTGGCATCAACAGATGTGTCATATTTCTGTGTGACTGTGCCAGCTCCATACGGATACAACCACGAAGATTATTTTCCACTGTTAACCGCATGTGAATATTTGACAATGACTGAAGGTATAGGAATAAATTAGCTATTTTAAACAAAGTAAACTTAGTtgagaaaattttaaaatcacagGAATGTTcttaaacaattatttaggGTCAGTGTATAGAGCAATAAGAGGAGGAGGATATGCATACCATCATAGATTTTCATACTCTCCATCCCAAGGAGAAATACAGATGTTCATAACAGAAGCAACTGATTTAGTGATGGTAACTATGCTAAATACAACTAAATTAACTAGACTGAAGTCAaagattttattaatttttcagttaataaatcaattatttaGGCACTAAAAGTTACGAGAGAATGTTTGTGCAAGTACACAGAACCGGAATCAGATTTAGAAAAGGAATTGTCAGCAGCAAAATCAAGCTTAATATATAGAATATTGAggtaaaaatttttataacaaaaaaaaattattcattaattgGTGTAATTTATCCTGTAATTATTGGTTTGGAAgctaataaaaatgtagtAATGAGGAAAGTTTGGCGGATTATAGTCAGGAAACGTTCACAAGCGCAATCAGACAAACCGATGTCGACTTTAACAAGTACTCAGTGGTCCAGGTAACCTAAGAATTTAACTCGATTAGATCCAGGAACTTGGAGTCGAGAAAATAAGAGAAGCATTCACAAAATATTTCACGTCCTTCCTGGAATTCTCAGGGCCGCCGAAGATCATGTCATGCATCACAAGTAAAAGTGACGTAAGAACAACCAAAATTTTCACACACCTTAATTCAGGCCaaaacaatatataaagGCTTCAAATCCCTAAAATATCACAACATACAGCAACTCGAATCTAAATCACTGCTGAGCTTGTTGGCAAGTAGTGCAGAAGCACAAGAAAACTAGCGAAGAAGAGACGGATCTAATCttatttcaaatattatatattataaatatttaaattcatattaaACTCCTAAAATATCGACGGGAGACCCATAAAATATCGCAATGGTGACGAAGCAGGTCCAATACAAGGAGGACCCTGCAGATAAAAACAAGCAGCCCACCTTGAACAAATCTAATAGTGAATCCCAAAGCTTAGCAATACAAAAAGCCCGAGAAAAAAGTGTTATACTCTCAAAAGCAAGAGAAATCTTCTCACAGCAGGTACTTTGGATCTCCCACATATATAGCTAAATTTTTGCaacaaaatcaaatattttagttcCCAACTGCATATCCCATGGAATATGAGCTCTGGGGGAAAGATTTGATGCATAATACGTGGAGAAGATGTACAGTAGTCCATGCAAGGTAGGCATTAATTTCTTAACAAATCCATAGGCCAGTGGACCCAAACAAAGAAATCCCGCTCTTGAAACCAAATGAGTACGACTACTATATACACTGGTTGGGTCTAGATCGCAGACTAGACTGCTGGCTGACGATAGAAAACATAAGAACCATGGAACAGGGACCTCCGAAAGGAGCACAAGTAATCCATGATATTGAACCTGAATTCCACCACGACCATACAGGTAATGTTAACAActatgaatataataaaataac from Theileria annulata chromosome 1, complete sequence, *** SEQUENCING IN PROGRESS *** harbors:
- a CDS encoding uncharacterized protein (Tap349e08.q2ks7.C.cand.93 - score = 73.97), whose protein sequence is MKGSFDSSHNGFVKVTSFKIKHVELSEYLSLSTGLRVFFMQYETPIVNTYIVIPTREETDQGLPHTLEHLIFLGSENHPFRGILDMVSMKSLSSGTNAWTATDHTAYTLSTAGIDGTMQMLPIYLDHVLKPLLTEIAFMTDVHHVTSDGSSSGVVYSEMKSRENHSDELMFFEVLDKLYPGDSGYKRNTGGKLSALRSTNIDRVKEYHKTYYKWSNLSVVVCGDIPDPQSVLSLLNEQQKLISETTNEEIFGDERLSKKIKTDDDLKEFYENRFLVWNDEKHVQKLEKSIVSTIYFPCEEEECGTFTMSWRGPRWEDFELIRAISVMGSYLVDSTASPLEKALIHTDNPYGSCVDFSMELFKETYFQLTVKDVPLVKNVKVGTEDKMELLGDKVKSLLQNIYREEFDMERMKMLIKRCYHNYLRQIETCAHETLIDNVIGYIIYGNKREQLEKIIADHDIVKILLEKDEKYWKELLMKYFIEPPSVIVKCMPSLERSKVIEREEKELMKQQLKKYGKEKLRKNKEMVDEDLKKNNNGPPVDIIEQYKQCDSRLIKLPTYPLYRNFHFKPQDNIDKYDENLKNKVNDEVKHEFDEDKKKKTKELYSYNDQLNRIKYPIQVNNIPSDFVRMYIIFSTCKLDLSIKEKKLMLLLCVLLFESDVRFGDYLMKSEELIKTLMENTTSYGCNLGLSSSSVLPDSYSELVTLQFTCPAENYDKLIEIMYNIFYNVEYSKEILTNHVQSLLNSFSKKKRSAKTLLKQLSNYLKVDNGSVRYLCSLGQQDQMFKNIMSEPGGADRLEKELRKLHQKIFNTENISVHITADLSKLKKNWLDFWVNLGESGCKNEYNHEIRFWEGGEKMVLNEYFGLKYGKDKKLKKETGVLSSLASTDVSYFCVTVPAPYGYNHEDYFPLLTACEYLTMTEGSVYRAIRGGGYAYHHRFSYSPSQGEIQMFITEATDLVMALKVTRECLCKYTEPESDLEKELSAAKSSLIYRILR